Within the Saccharopolyspora gloriosae genome, the region GCGCCCGCGCTCAGGAACGGTTCCCGAAGGCTTCTTAGGCCATCAGGGTGAAAGTCGGCCGATCCGGCAACCGCTCGCCCCGCTGGGGCGTGTCCTTCCACAGCAACAGGTCGTGGAGGGGAGGCGGCGTGACCGCTCAATTGCCCGCCGTGCGCGCCGCTTCGGAAGCGTCGGTGGGTTGGTCACGCCCGGCGCGTCAAGGGGATATGGCGACGGAGGACGATTTCGCGGAGTTCGTGCGCGTCGCCCTGCCCGGGTTGATGCGCTACGGCCACGCGCTCACGGGCAATCCGCACGACGCGGCGGATCTGGTGCAGACCGTGCTGGAGAAGGTCGGCGCGCGCTGGTCGAAGATCAGTCAGCAGTGCGAGGAGCCGCGCGCCTACATCCGCAAGGCGATGGCGAACACGCACGTGAGCAAGTGGCGCCGCACTCGCCGGGAGACGTTGCTCGCGGAGTTCCCGGACGTGCCCGCGGTGGAGTCGCCGGACCGCTTGGAGAACGAGCCGTTGTGGCAGGCGTTGCGCGGTTTGCCGCCGAGGCAGCGCGCGGTGGTGGTGCTGCGCTACTACGAGGGTTTGTCGGAGGCGGAGATCGCCGAGACGCTCGGGGTCAGCGCGGGCACCGTGAAGAGTCAGGCCAGCAAGGCGTTGGCGTCGTTGCGCCGCAGGCTCGGCCCGGTGTTCGAGGGCGGTGGGGTGTGATGGGCGACCTCGACGACGAGCTGCACCGGATGTTCGCCGACGACCGGCTGGAGGTGCCGGTCCGCACCGGCGCCGAGTGGTCGCTGGTGGCGGGCGCGCGGCGGCGTCGCAAGCGGCAGACGACGGTGGCCGCGGTGGGCGGTGCGCTGGCGATGACGGTGCTGGTGGGCGGTGGCGCGGTGCTGATCGCGCGGCCCGCGCCGGAGGAGGTGCGGCCGGCGGTGCCGCCTGCGGTGAGCACGTCGGTGCGGGTCCCGGGCGATCCGTCGGTTCCGGACGTCACCGCGACGTTCGTCCCGAACGCGCCGGGGGAGCCTGGGCGCGGTTCGCCGGACTCGGACTTTCCGCCGCAGCAGGGCTCGGACCCGACCAGCGAGCGTCTGTCGATCTTGCGCACTTCAGCCCCGGACCCGACGTCCTCGGAACCGTCGGAGCCTTCGACCTCGGACCCGTCCTCCTCGGAACCGACGACCCCGAGCACCGAAC harbors:
- a CDS encoding SigE family RNA polymerase sigma factor, translating into MATEDDFAEFVRVALPGLMRYGHALTGNPHDAADLVQTVLEKVGARWSKISQQCEEPRAYIRKAMANTHVSKWRRTRRETLLAEFPDVPAVESPDRLENEPLWQALRGLPPRQRAVVVLRYYEGLSEAEIAETLGVSAGTVKSQASKALASLRRRLGPVFEGGGV